The genomic interval TATCGCTTAAGACAGTAACGGCACCTAGGAATCGATGTATTAAGATTAAACGTAATCTCTttagagagtaacgacacctagcACTCGATGTAtaagattaaacgtaatcgcttaagagagtaacgacacctagcactcgatgtattgagattcaacgtaatcgcttaagagagtaacgacacctcgcactcgatgtattgagattaaacgtaatcgcttaagaaagtaacgacacctcgcactcgatgtattgagattaaacgtaatcgcttaagagagtaacgacacctcgcactcgatgtattgagattaaacgtaatcgcttaagagagtaacgacacctcgcactcgaagtattgagattaaacgtaatcgcttaagagagtaacgacactttgcactcgaagtattgagattaaacgtaatcgcttaagagagtaacgacacttTGCACTCGAaatattgagattaaacgtaatcgcttaagagagtaacgacacctcgcactcgaagtattgagattaaacgtaatcgcttaagagagtaacgacgcCTAGCACTCGATGTATTCAGATTCAATGTAATctcttaagagagtaacgacgcCTAGCACGAGATGTATTGAGATtcaacgtaatcgcttaagagagtaacgacacctagcactcgatgtattgagattcAACGTAATctcttaagagagtaacgacacctagcACGAGATGTATTGAGATtcaacgtaatcgcttaagagagtaacgacacctagcactcgatgtattgagattcAACGTAATctcttaagagagtaacgacatctagcactcgatgtattgagatcaaaggtaatcgcttaagagagtaacgacacctagcAATCGATATATTGAGATtcaacgtaatcgcttaagagagtaacgacacctagcactcgatgtattgagattcAACGTTATCGCTTAAGACAGTAACGGCACCTAGCAATCGATGTATTAAGATTAAACGTAATCTCTttagagagtaacgacacctagcACTCGATGTAtaagattaaacgtaatcgcttaagagagtaacgacacctagcactcgatgtattgagattcaacgtaatcgcttaagagagtaacgacacctcgcactcgatgtattgagattaaacgtaatcgcttaagaaagtaacgacacctcgcactcgaagtattgagattaaacgtaatcgcttaagataGTAACGACACCTAGCAATCGATATATTGAGATtcaacgtaatcgcttaagagagtaacgacacctagcactcgatgtattgagattcAACGTTATCGCTTAAGACAGTAACGGCACCTAGGAATCGATGTATTAAGATTAAACGTAATCTCTttagagagtaacgacacctagcACTCGATGTAtaagattaaacgtaatcgcttaagagagtaacgacacctagcactcgatgtattgagattcaacgtaatcgcttaagagagtaacgacacctcgcactcgatgtattgagattaaacgtaatcgcttaagaaagtaacgacacctcgcactcgatgtattgagattaaacgtaatcgcttaagagagtaacgacacctcgcactcgatgtattgagattaaacgtaatcgcttaagagagtaacgacacctcgcactcgaagtattgagattaaacgtaatcgcttaagagagtaacgacactttgcactcgaagtattgagattaaacgtaatcgcttaagagagtaacgacacttTGCACTCGAaatattgagattaaacgtaatcgcttaagagagtaacgacacctcgcactcgaagtattgagattaaacgtaatcgcttaagagagtaacgacacctcgcactcgaagtattgagattaaacgtaatcgcttaagagagtaacgacacctcgcactcgatgtattgagataaaacgtaatcgcttaagagagtaacgacacctcgcactcgaagtattgagattaaacgtaatcgcttaagagagtaacgacacctagcactcgatgtattgagattaaacgtaatcgcttaagagagtaacgacacctcgcactcgaagtattgagattaaacgtaatcgcttaagagagtaacgacacctagcactcgatgtattgagattaaacgtaatcgcttaagagagtaacgacacctagcACTCGATGTaatgagattaaacgtaatcgcttaagagagtaacgacacctcgcactcgatgtattgagattaaaagtaatcgcttaagagagtaacgacacctcgcactcgaagtattgagattaaacgtaatcgcttaagagagtaacgacacctcgcactcgaagtattgagttaaaacgtaatcgcttaagagagtaacgacacctcgcactcgaagtattgagattaaacgtaatcgcttaagagagtaacgacacctcgcactcgatgtattgagattaaacgtaatcgctttagagagtaacgacacctagcactcgatgtattgaggtaaaacgtaatcgcttaagagagtaacgacacctcgcactcgatgtattgagattaaacgtaatcgctttagagagtaacgacacctcgcactcgaagtattgagattaaacgtaatctcttaagagagtaacgacacctagcactcgatgtattgagattaaacgtaatcgcttaagagagtaacgacaccttgcactcgaagtattgagattaaacgtaatcgcttaagagagtaacgacacctcgcactcgaagtattgagattaaacgtaatcgcttaagagagtaacgacactttgcactcgaagtattgagattaaacgtaatcgcttaagagagtaacgacacctagcactcgatgtattgagattaaacgtaatcgcttaagagagtaacgacacctcgcactcgaagtattgagattaaacgtaatcgcttaagagagtaacgacacctcgcaCTCGAAATATTGAGATTAaagtaatcgcttaagagagtaacgacacctcgcactcgaaatattgagattaaacgtaatcgcttaagagagtaacgacacctcgcactcgatgtattgagattaaacgtaatcgcttaagagagtaacgacacctcgcactcgaagtattgagattaaacgtaatcgcttaagagagtaacgacacctcgcactcgaagtattgagattaaacgtaatcgcttaagagagtaacgacacctcgcactcgaagtattgagattaaacgtaatcgcttaagagagtaacgacacctcgcactcgaagtattgagattaaacgtaatcgctttagagagtaacgacacctcgcactcgatgtattgagattaaacgtaatcgctttagagagtaacgacacctcgcactcgatgtattgagattaaacgtaatcggtttagagagtaacgacacctcgcactcgaagtattgagattaaacgtaatcgctttaGAGAGTAACGCCACCTcgcactcgatgtattgagattaaacgtaatcgcttaagagagtaacgacacctcgcactcgaagtattgagattaaacgtaatcgcttaagagagtaacgacacctcgcactcgaagtattgagattaaacgtaatcgcttaagagagtaacgacacctcgcactcgaagtattgagattaaacgtaatcgcttaagagagtaacgacacctcgcactcgaagtattgagattaaacgtaatcgcttaagagagaaACGCCACCAAGCACTCGATGTATTGTGATTAAACGTCAGCGCTttagagagtaacgacacctagcACTCGATGCATTGATATTAAACATCAGCGCTGTAGTGAGTAATGACACCTAACACccgatgtattgagattaaacgtattCGTTTTAGAGAGTAACGACACTAAGCACTCGATGAATTGAGATTAAAAATATTCGCTttagagagtaacgacacctagTCGATGCATTGATATTGACTGTAATCGCTTTAGAGAGTAAAGACACCTAGaactcgatgtattgagatttAACGTAATCGCTTATGAGAATCACGACACCTAGCACTCGATGCATTGAGATTTAACTTCAGCGCTAAAGAGAGAAACGACACTTAGTTCTCGATGTATTGATATTACAAGTCAGCGCTttagagagtaacgacacctagcACTCGATGTATTGATATTACAAGTCTGCGCTTTAGAGAGTAATGACACCAAGCACTCGATGTATTGCGGTTATTCGTCAGTGTTTTATAGAGTTGCGACACCTAGCACTCGATGCCTTGCGAATATGCGTCTGCGCTTTAGCGtaactgtattatttttatgacgAGGTTGGAAGATGACGTTATTGTTTGACTTAGATCAGTTTATCGCTCCgacaatttgcatttttttatgcattCATGCGAATAAGAAATGATCGATAAgcatataacatattttcacatgATATGAATACAACCCATTCTGCCGCGTCTTTGGTGAATTGCATAAgcatactatttttttaatacgGATGAGCTACAACAATGTTCCTGAAACATACAGTTCATGTAATCATTTTGCGTGAAAAAAGCTAAATATTATGTACTTCGTATATTAATTACATTAGTAGTGTACGCTTAAAACGCATTTTTCGTAGTGGTTGTGGATTTATTTCATGGTGACCCAATGGACGTACAATCCAATTGATCATTTATTAGGCAATGACATCGTGACATTTGATTCACAAAGTCACTTATATTAGAATGAAGTCCTTTTTTATCTTACACAGCAAGAAAAAAACCGCTTTTATGTGACGCAAAATACGGAGACGAGTTAATAgtctaataaacaaagaaaatttattgttcaatacatacgtttttttcttcttaagtATAACGCAAGATGAAGTTTACCGCATTGTTACCGTTCTCAAACTATAGGCAGTTTGTCAAATCAAATTGCATTCTGTAAAAAAAGGTAATACTGATTAGTGTTCTGatctttataattgttttaagttATCTGCTCAAAATGGTTTTCATTTAACGTCTTATGGTTTTGCTTCCCTTAAAATCAGAGGAGGTGGGCCAAAAAGAAGATAACAAACACCGATTGATTAATTACACTTTTGCAGGATCACCCCTTACCACAACGTTAGCGCAAACAGTTGCAACACAAGCGGTCCATACAACTGAAAAACATCTGACAACAGTTGCAACACACGCGGTCCAGACAACAAAAGCACCTTTGACAACACAAACATCAACAGTGCCTCCAACAACAACGTCAAGCGACCCTGgttaaagatatttttgtttttatttattttttgcttaaattgaCCGTTGCATCTAAAAATGCCCTTAACTGATATTCACAGCATTTTTGTTCTGGTGCCAAATGGAAGTCTTAAAATATTGCCTATTCCTCAaattttatgttgttataaATCGAAGCCTAACAGAGGTAGAGTAATGTAGTTTTCCTTTCAATCATCCTGTCGTCTGAATCAGCCCTTACCCTGTGTCTCtacacaacatttatatttgattttttgacGACTGTGAATGTGTTCTGAAATTTTCCTTGTATTATCTGTAGAAcgtaaatatcatttttatatatcttCCCGaatcaattttattcaaaattttatcaaACCTCACGTTCATGAGTAGAAATAATAGATCATAAACGTTAAAAATCTACGTCTTTTAAAGCAACGTTTTATGTATTGGACACTGGCATctattgttaatattaatgatataaacagAATATCCATTTCGTTGTCAATCAATACGAAACGTATTAAACGCgttaaaagataaaattgtCTGAACTGGAAATTATCAATTTCCAAACAAGCTCACTTAATAATGTTTACATTACTCATGTAATATCCtctttataaatgatatcaacACATAGTTTCGCATAATACATTATCGAAAGCCGTTCATAAAATAGTATGTATCTGGTCGTTGAGTAGTAAGTCTGTTAGTTGATcagatgttttaaaatttgttttctgcTCAATTGCTAACAATTGATGCTGACTCCGATGtagtttttgtattatattttgcattattgatacattttgaGGCATTAATGAGACCTGCGCGCGCAAATCGATTTAAAACTTAGATATGTTTTACTTGGTTTGCAGTGACCAAGTCAGGGTAATTACCACATTTGCCTCTGTTTATACTGTGAGAGTTGACCATTCCGTGTCTTAAAGCATAGTCTATCTTGTTCAAAGTTTGATTGGCCTTGATCATTTAGACTTTACAATTTACCTTAATTATATTTCTGGACCCTGAGCTAGTCCAAGTAATTTCtattgtttcaaatgtatatgtacatatgcCCTTATTGTGGTTGCAGTAAACCATGACTGCAACAAGTTCTCAGTGGTCAGCGATTTGTCACATGGCCAGCCTGTTGCCAATGGTCACGCTCCAAATTGTTCGTCTGGATCGTATGCTTCGACGGAAgcgtttgttttaaacaattgcaaCGTAACCACCCCTGATTTGTGGCATCCAGGAATGCAGGTACCCTTCAGAAATACTTCCTTctgtttattgaataatatgAACAGAAAAACATTGTTGctttcataatgttttattttaaacatgctGATTAGTTATAAATATCATGTGGGTTTGGTCTGGATCAGAGTAAAAGGTCATGCAGCACGTTCCTTTCGATTCAGTACGAAAGGTATCCttggttatttttttgcatatatattaataaatgttagggtttttttaatattgacgAATAAAAGCCCATTTTTGTACAGATATCCAAACTGTATGAGAAACGCTGATAACTATCGTTATGACGTAAAGAAATTTTAGTGAAATGTTGACCTCAAAAGGTTCCTCGAGAAACGCTTTATGATGTTTTGCATGCTTTTAGCGTTTTTTTGGTATTAATGATGTAGTAgctgtgttgttttgaaaagtatgatttttgttttcattatcaaaacaatacaaagtaAGTTGCGTTTTCTTGTGCGTGCCACAACTGGCGTCAGCTCCTATGTACGATGTTTCGATACATAATTAATTTcagtttgaaattaaacagCAAATAGATCAGTGTTTCTCAACATGACATTaaaagaaactgtttttctgtatttataattaaatacatgATTATCATAATACCGtcattatttatgaatttatagccatttattaaactattatGTCTAGTTCGATCCTATTTAAAAGCAGTAAATATGaattgttaatatatgtttagTTTATGAATAACTGCAATTTATGCATAGGTTATGAGTAATTGCAACGCTATTCCGGCGTATACGGCAGTTGGTACGTACTTGGAAGGGATTTATGCTGTTGGCACTGGCTTATCAGGCGTTTTTCTCGAATGCATTCCCAACGGTTTCAAGGTGAGTATAAAGTCTATATGTACAGTTTTCAATGAAAAGGATTTGATTGTTGTAAAAATCCTaaattatatactatttttatacAAGAGTTTACGTTTGAATATTTTCATGGATGAGCGCAACAAAAATAGTGTCCATGTTTTGGTTGTACAGTAGGTGAATATTTCGTCTCCAAAGTATTTTACTTAGGACCATATATGTTAACAGGAAGGTCAGCTTTAACAAGTAAAATAACCTCATGTTGTGTTTGAGGAGAAGGTTTGTTCAGCAGGTCAGACTCTAAAGTCAAAGCCGAAAGCTTTCTGAAAATAATGTCTGCACATTAATAAGTCAATCCACAACGGAATGTTTTGCCTGACTAATAGGGGCTCCCTTCTCGAGTAGGTATATTAAAAGCCAATGTTGCATGAAAGCAACATTTTCTTAATATGTTTTCGAATCAATAAATAGTAAATGGTTGAGGTTATGACCATGAAACTGATCGATTGTACTTTAGGAGCGAATGATGTATACTGTTTGTGTTGTCGAGAGGTCAAAACAAAGGCGATGGTTTTAAGAGCTTTATCCATTATACTTTCATGTTAGGATGTACATGACTTGCATATGACACTTATCATCCTATTTATAAGAATACCAGGTTCATTTTTCACGGCAAAACTAAAAAATGTGTCTACACAATAACCCTAGAACGAATGAACCCACGACATTGTTACTATCACAGAGGGTTATATGCGACATGTAGATAATGATTACCTTGTAAGCATATAAAGGAAAGTGTAGCGGTCAAGCTGAACTGTTTTTTATGACAAGTGTCACTATAACTCTTACAAAACAATGGGTACAACAGGGTAAGCCCACTCGTCTATGATTTAATCAAGACCCTGTTAAAAAGCACAAGATTAGACAGAAACAAACCTAGAGTCTAATGCTACAACCATAATACGTCAAAATATCGCCGCCTCGGCTGGATCAGTAAATTTTTTGCCAGTTAACTAGCGCTCAAACGAGTTGGCACTTTGCAATTAACCCGTTAACAAACTTCAATGTTTTTTGGATCAATGATTAGGTTATGCTATACATAATTTGCTTCTGCAACAGCGGCGCTCATGCGGTATTATTGTTATATGCAGGAAAAAATGGtttcaagaaaacatttttatattcaagcgcatgatttaatattaagttAGCATTACGTtccaattaaatatattaatgtaacataagttgtttgtttttattaaacattgatattattatgaagaacaaacagaaataaacaTAAGCATCAGATATTGATCATATGAAATGCTccaatgattttgttttttaattgatagATTGCCTTTCAAGTTGCCTGCGACAAGTCGCCAGAAATCCGACATATTGAGCAAGGAGGTCTTGGCTTTCTCGACCCCAACACCTATTACATAATTGTGTAAAGCGGATCAAGAATCATTGCATACGCCTTTACTTGCAATTTTGcctgaaaataaacacataaacaCAATAACGCATATTGTCTTAATAGTTGATTTTTACTGTTACATTATTGAGATCGCACCATGTATTAAATAGTATAAACAGATTAGATACATCAAATATATTACAGATAAAATACGTTACGTTTCCTCCAAAGCGTTTAACCGCACTCACGTGATCTATATTTAGACAATCAAAAAGGTATAAAACGATAAGTCGGGTAAAAATATAGTGTTACTTAGTGTTGCAAAGTCAGAATTTGGAAGTTTTATATGGAAACATAGGCTACGTTATGATAAGTTGCAAGCTAGATTTAAAATGCTTAATCGTATTGGACTATGCATAAGTTATCTGCTAGTATGCATAATGCTCATGTCACATTGGGttcttttaaatgtgttaaaaaagGAACTAGGATGCATTACAGGCAATAGCGTTATGAAGAGAATGATGCTCCAAGAATTTCATGATACCGATTACAGTACGAAGTATTCCAAACGCTATTAAGGaattaaatacttataaaagTAGTGATTCTGTAAAGCACTTCGTTTATTGTTCCATATTTACATACcctgttaaataaaacattttataccgGACATTTTCAAGCTTCAAGGTCTGAGTGTTTTGTTGTGCCATTTCATAATACagacattgtaaataaaaacaataacaataacaataatgtaCGGAAAAACGATACTAAATGCATTGAAGAAACGCATTTTGTAAGTGGGTCGAATAATACTCTGTATCTATTCAAGCACATCCATTtgtcatcattaaatatatgttttcatcaaTTAAATCGAGAGAAACTGCAAgcatttatgttaaatgtatgaatgtgtattatttaaacGACAAAGAGAGTGTATTTCTTgttctcaatattttttaaacgaaTAAGAGTCTAACTTCTATGAAAAGGGTATTATTGTTATCAAGATTCGTTGAAAAATGTTTTCGTATACtatatgttattgttcttaTCTTGTCTGCTATACATGTAATGAACTTTAGGAGGGCTCCCggcatattttcatttttataacacTGGTATTGAAATGcttattgttaaattatttcaaactcTGGAAACGGGTTTAACTCTCGTGGGTTTATCTTCAGATGAACAAAATACAACTGCAGGTCAggcattaaaaacattttttttaaaataagatttaccacaatttgtgatgttgtttaaatattccaaaaaggatgaatacatgtcgaaaacaatggttcttataacggataccgagttttatttgaaagaaacgaGCATAAAACACCGTgcttctaccttatgagactaaagtaactcacaatatttttttaagcattcaccaatcatttaatagttttgcgctttctgctattaaacacacggttacaatattgttatcagttattaatatattccataaatgccttatttagtAAGTCGTTAAATTTTAATcggtcaaaattaatgtttgttaaacatgtgccTGCAttagttttgaataagagtgtcactttaaagtaatagtatttgtttaaatttacggACCTTTCTATTTGATAAAGGTCAGATTCGTTTGATTATCTTAATTTCTTAACTATGGTAATGAAATCTCAGGTTTTGTCAAACGTAATGTCATGGACGGAATACATTTGCAATACTGTACAATATTTGATTGTACAcagaatgattttatttattacgaGCTTGGACGCGTAAATTAcaagacaattaaataaaataattttataaagtatttgattAACTTATTACGTACATGTGATAATAAGtacaataagaaaatatattttactttattgaATGACAGAGAAATGTACCACAATTCAAGAGTTGTTCGTTATAACGAGATTTGTGTAGGTTTTATTAATATAGCTCTTTCACTATAATACATAGTGCTAGCTTATGTTAAACAGGGACTAAATAACAATTTCATCCAACACTGAAATGGAAGATAAGAAGTCTCTAGtagaacattgttttattacaatacAGCGAGTTTTAGACTCCATGCTTACTTAATTTCATACAGTATAAAAAACGTTGAGATTTAGTTTATCAAGGTGACCTGTATTCGTAGATAGACTTAAGATTGTGAGCAGAATATCGGCGTAGCCCAATCTTATATGTGTTGGTGAGAGGAAATGTAGCACATGTCCAGTATTACAAAAACGAATATCATTATGATGTAGAATGTGGTCTATACTCTGATTtaataagaatatataaataaccCTATATTATATACATAGACCAATGATGCAAACCTTTTTTCCAATAAATAACTTCAATTATGTTAAATACAAAagctatgtatatatatttacttgatTGATCACACTATACTGAAGTCAGGTTAAATATAGA from Mya arenaria isolate MELC-2E11 chromosome 7, ASM2691426v1 carries:
- the LOC128240493 gene encoding uncharacterized protein LOC128240493, which encodes MVLLPLKSEEVGQKEDNKHRLINYTFAGSPLTTTLAQTVATQAVHTTEKHLTTVATHAVQTTKAPLTTQTSTVPPTTTSSDPVNHDCNKFSVVSDLSHGQPVANGHAPNCSSGSYASTEAFVLNNCNVTTPDLWHPGMQVMSNCNAIPAYTAVGTYLEGIYAVGTGLSGVFLECIPNGFKIAFQVACDKSPEIRHIEQGGLGFLDPNTYYIIV